One Kazachstania africana CBS 2517 chromosome 5, complete genome DNA window includes the following coding sequences:
- the GAL80 gene encoding transcription regulator GAL80 (similar to Saccharomyces cerevisiae GAL80 (YML051W); ancestral locus Anc_1.500) has product MDYYRRSSVSTVPDAEPIKVGFIGLSYNKGWAVKTHYPAILQLSSQFEITALYSPQIENAISTIQKLKLTSATAFPTIESFASSSNVDMIVIAIQSSNNYSTIMPLIEYSHKNPNLKYLFLEWPMAATLDQAEEIYKVASLRGLQTIISLQGRKSPYVRRAKELISQGYLGDINSIEIMGNAGWYGYERMVKSPSYIFEMGNGSDMISTTFGHTIDILQYMTGSYFHRINSMIFNNIPLQELVDEHGNSLNEKVKKAVPDHLLFQGTLINGNVPVSCSIKGGRPVKKFTKNLVIDIHGTKGDIKLEGDAGFAEISNLVLYYSGTSSNDISLNNDSSATTGYDAGKEITEVYHLRNYNAVLGNIFRLYQSIADFHYNTKHLSNSPSKFIMQGFEFEGFPTFMDGLILERLIHTVYQSHFSSSVINVSQMSQY; this is encoded by the coding sequence ATGGATTACTATAGAAGATCTTCCGTATCGACCGTTCCGGATGCAGAACCCATAAAGGTCGGATTCATAGGCTTATCCTATAATAAAGGTTGGGCAGTAAAGACGCATTATCCCGCGATCTTACAGCTATCGTCTCAATTCGAAATAACTGCATTATACAGTCcacaaattgaaaatgctaTCAGTACCATACAGAAGTTGAAGTTAACAAGCGCTACTGCCTTCCCAACCATCGAATCATTTGCATCTTCCTCTAATGTCGATATGATCGTCATTGCAATCCaatcttctaataattACTCCACTATAATGCCTCTAATAGAGTATTCACATAAGAATCCAAATTTAAAgtatctttttcttgaatggCCCATGGCAGCAACGTTGGATCAAGCGGAAGAAATTTACAAAGTTGCATCATTGAGAGGACTGCAAACAATCATTTCATTACAAGGTCGTAAATCACCTTATGTACGAAGAGCTAAAGAGCTAATTAGCCAAGGGTATCTAGGTGAcataaattcaattgaaataatgGGCAATGCCGGCTGGTATGGGTATGAAAGAATGGTTAAATCTCCGAGTTACATATTCGAAATGGGTAATGGCTCTGACATGATAAGCACAACATTCGGTCATACTATCGATATCCTACAATATATGACAGGTTCTTACTTCCATAGAATCAATAGCATGATTTTTAACAATATACCGTTACAAGAGTTGGTTGATGAACATGGAAATAGTTTGAACGAAAAAGTAAAGAAGGCAGTCCCTGAccatttattatttcaagGAACACTTATAAATGGTAATGTGCCGGTTTCATGTAGTATAAAGGGCGGTAGGCCTGTTAAGAAGTTTACGAAAAACTTAGTGATTGATATACATGGAACTAAAGGTGATATCAAGTTGGAGGGAGATGCAGGCTTTGCGGAAATTTCTAATCTAGTTCTTTACTATAGTGGTACAAGTTCAAACGATATATCACTTAATAATGATTCATCAGCGACTACAGGCTATGACGCAGGTAAGGAGATTACTGAAGTCTACCATCTGAGAAATTATAATGCAGTTTTAGGAAACATTTTCCGGCTCTATCAATCAATTGCAGATTTCCACTATAACACAAAgcatctttcaaattcacCTTCAAAATTCATAATGCAAGGATTCGAGTTTGAAGGGTTCCCTACATTTATGGATGGACTTATTCTAGAAAGGCTAATTCATACAGTCTATCAAAgtcatttttcaagttctgTTATAAACGTCAGTCAAATGTCACAATATTGA
- the GSF2 gene encoding Gsf2p (similar to Saccharomyces cerevisiae GSF2 (YML048W); ancestral locus Anc_1.496), producing MEIYLRFNDDFENDYAFQISNEDTINSKIKKIFSTTPNKSGMKNLSDIMVLRPSIFHEWQPYEYYKSCHPGYLTEGGCLLYSYDAAEPQYLEKLDEEKPLFDQLWPGQLIIPKWKYSGKYVKIFAVIMLAWLYTDLPDVISPTPGICLTNNISRLVIPLLDNYLDQPELADKLREEIAPNFSSVLAQWAFFFLHILKITMLTFLFKIGVANPLTFNALKIYKLRNFEISHRNAGIKDVLKSIGWIGSRKASYDQYQASFYNYTIKKHGGIVQAYRAGVIKSAAAPGMPLHAGEGFQTPLNERFTGKTFETIESENPKFILSEEYYVEVENNLKSILEKCNNDIGLMNEEIKRFRRFGIFEPNEKMQHLVKLRKEVYTQEKELEEKEKESKEAKKQK from the coding sequence ATGGAAATTTATCTCAGatttaatgatgatttcGAAAATGATTACGCTTTCCAAATCTCAAATGAAGATACTATAAACTCaaagattaagaaaatCTTTTCGACTACACCAAATAAGTCTGGTATGAAAAACCTTTCAGATATAATGGTTTTAAGACCTTCCATTTTCCACGAATGGCAACCTTACGAATACTACAAATCCTGTCATCCAGGGTATCTCACTGAAGGTGGTTGTCTGCTTTATAGTTATGATGCTGCTGAACCacaatatttggaaaaattggatgaagaaaaacctttatttgatcaattgTGGCCAGGTCAATTGATCATTCCAAAGTGGAAATATTCTGGTAAATACGTCAAAATCTTCGCTGTTATTATGTTGGCTTGGTTGTATACCGATTTACCAGACGTTATTTCCCCAACTCCAGGTATTTGTCTAACTAACAACATTTCAAGATTAGTTATCCCATTATTAGACAATTATCTTGACCAACCTGAATTGGCTGATAAATTGAGAGAAGAAATCGCACCAAATTTCTCATCTGTACTTGCTCAATGGgctttcttctttttacatattttgaaaattacaATGTTAACTTTCTTATTTAAGATCGGTGTCGCTAATCCATTAACTTTTAACGCcttaaaaatttacaaattaagaaatttCGAAATCTCTCACAGAAACGCTGGAATCAAGGACGTATTGAAGTCAATTGGTTGGATCGGTTCAAGAAAGGCAAGTTACGATCAATACCAAGCTAGTTTCTACAATTATACAATTAAGAAACACGGAGGCATCGTTCAAGCCTACAGAGCAGGTGTTATCAAATCTGCTGCCGCACCAGGTATGCCATTACACGCTGGCGAAGGTTTCCAAACTCcattaaatgaaagattCACTGgaaaaacttttgaaactattgaaagtgaaaatccaaaattcaTCTTAAGTGAAGAATATTATGTTGAAGTGgaaaacaatttgaaatcaatctTAGAAAAATGTAACAATGATATTGGTTTAAtgaatgaagaaatcaaaagattcaGAAGATTCGGTATCTTTGaaccaaatgaaaaaatgcAGCATTTAGTtaaattaagaaaagagGTATACACCCAAGAAAAGGAActcgaagaaaaagagaaagagtCCAAAGAAgcaaagaaacaaaaataa
- the RSE1 gene encoding U2 snRNP complex subunit RSE1 (similar to Saccharomyces cerevisiae RSE1 (YML049C); ancestral locus Anc_1.497), with amino-acid sequence MLVQESDIHLYHLTLQRQSNYTLSCTGHFVDLVETQVKQPRPLQLLLATETHVELYDISTGSFSKIYQWPIFATLKTMQSFRPINSKFNFIAITSDAGNLTILHITKSHHSYKLTTLYNEPITRSGIRRLAAIEYCQIDPRSRCLMISAIEKFKFAYLLNYNEVDSKLTISSPLEIIRSNYITLSLVACASNFIDNPIFASLEIDSHKNSHLIFYMLDLSLNHIVKKSDYTLHPSANFLMDLPDLAKYGISTNILGNDEQSINSFVIVGFNSYILIKDLNGYYNIKISIPKRENSTHNDSNDHPVTIISGCLQTVKDGFFILLQTNVGDLFKLKVDPDENDRNRPTVSFTYFDTIPRSEQLHIFKNGYLFANCELHDNYLLQFESLGSDIQEINESFSPNLQSLENLAISDTQKNLNPLLPNTINLNQSTPLVLTQKYANDDSIRHFSNSIDFEDFTSSDLPLNPQNLWTLKLNSSAFHELLVLSFQNSTMLLKVENDSIEDMKFPDSVPFILKNDKTIHVTILNNIYIIQVCHNQLVQVSTSDFKQVSSWFPPAGIHIIAASSTHKQLVVALSNNQVIYFEMPGEDSTLVESTKKLQLSTRVLTLSLRLDVNKFSKNLIVATDDALIHIVSLDHEKSEDEFLEITSFQKLLGNVSSITYIEDTIHLGLDNGVYIRSKFFGGNNDLISDVRTKYLGNKPVNLSILPRAYLRQNAEEETEEDNEESGINDPEKESTSCVVIHSENTWVHYNYDNLEYIRPVSFSGDYKNLKRISEFTTTDIKYNGCCALSNSGKLIIGRFKTFIFKNNWFRIDESKILRSDEVQEDDENGSTGDDEEEEELNQKFTMSNFINKTTLSFNGYTIFLENFKDTSEKQCRVSIMRAQFKEFLNNEGQSNSVYQTLPNVNVSSATTLNFSDKTVHLILSTDKGTLLTFELSLKKENYKLLKMHETLIGEKVSTIIPFNNMLLVPLFGSLVLYSLGKKQLLKKSITKLIPSIRRVSTLANWENLRIAVGDNYESVTVYEFDKQSNEFIPLADDTIKRSVTALAFLDELTVIGGDKYGNIWTLRLPEDTDPVNTEINSFRDLPKNIMECPFKLKLKNHFYVNDIPMSFHVIESLQRSDRVTVLYSGLQGTIGIFIPILSKNQIKTLKSLETSIDNLEMAMLDFRSDKKSRDDEDDYASVTEERALVSRDKANEVIEGSYSTVGRDRFIYRSYYAPVKHVIDGDLCETFIDYSQIEQDLICQDIGKKFKPLDIIRMINEVRTNYI; translated from the coding sequence ATGCTCGTACAGGAATCTGATATCCATCTATACCATCTCACCCTACAGAGACAATCCAACTATACGCTCTCGTGTACGGGACATTTTGTGGACCTGGTAGAAACTCAAGTTAAACAACCAAGACCTCTACAGTTGTTACTAGCTACGGAGACGCACGTAGAACTATACGATATATCCACTGGTTCCTTCTCCAAGATTTATCAATGGCCTATCTTTGCCACTTTGAAAACTATGCAATCTTTTAGGCCAATAAATTcgaaatttaattttatcgCCATAACTTCAGATGCTGGTAATTTAACAATTTTACATATAACAAAATCACACCATTCATACAAACTTACGACACTATACAATGAACCTATAACCAGATCCGGGATAAGGAGACTCGCGGCTATAGAATACTGCCAAATAGACCCAAGATCTAGATGTCTAATGATTTCagccattgaaaaattcaaatttgcaTATCTTTTAAACTATAATGAAGTCGATTCCAAATTGACAATTTCATCACCATTAGAAATTATTAGATCAAATTATATAACGTTATCTCTGGTGGCATGtgcttcaaattttatagATAATCCAATCTTTGCATCTTTAGAAATTGATTCCCATAAAAATTCACATCTTATATTCTATATGTTAGATTTAAGCCTAAATCATATCGTGAAAAAATCAGATTATACTTTACATCCATCTGCAAATTTCCTCATGGATTTACCTGATTTAGCCAAATATGGCATATCTACAAATATCCTCGGTAATGATGAgcaatcaataaattcattcGTCATTGTCGGTTTCAATAGTTATATCCTTATTAAAGACCTGAATGGCTATTATAACATCAAGATTAGCATTCcaaaaagagaaaactCAACTCATAATGATAGTAATGACCATCCCGTCACCATCATATCAGGCTGCCTTCAAACTGTAAAAGATGGCTTCTTCATCCTTTTACAGACTAATGTAGGTGATCTTTTCAAACTAAAAGTTGATCccgatgaaaatgatagaaaTAGACCAACAGTATCATTTACCTATTTCGATACCATCCCCAGGAGTGAACAACtacatattttcaaaaatgggTATCTTTTTGCCAACTGTGAACTTCATGATAACTATTTACTACAATTTGAAAGCCTGGGATCTGATATTCAAGAGATAAACGAGTCATTCAGCCCAAATTTGCAATCATTGGAAAACCTAGCAATTTCTGACactcaaaaaaatttaaatccacttttaccaaatacaataaatttaaacCAATCCACTCCTCTTGTTTTGACTCAAAAATATGCAAATGACGACAGTATTAGacatttttccaattcaatAGATTTCGAAGATTTTACATCGTCAGATTTACCACTTAATCCACAAAATCTTTGGACTTTAAAATTAAACTCTTCCGCATTTCATGAACTTCTGGTCCTATCTTTCCAAAATTCAACAATGCTCCTCAAAGTGGAAAATGATTCtattgaagatatgaaATTTCCAGATTCAGTCCCttttatcttgaaaaatgataagACAATTCATGTAACAATATTAAACAATATCTATATCATTCAAGTCTGCCATAACCAACTTGTCCAAGTTTCTACTTCTGATTTCAAGCAAGTTTCGTCGTGGTTTCCTCCCGCTGGTATACACATCATAGCTGCATCATCCACTCATAAACAATTGGTAGTCGCACTTTCCAATAATCAAGTGATCTATTTCGAAATGCCAGGTGAAGATAGCACTCTTGTTGaatcaacaaaaaaattacaactATCAACTCGCGTCCTCACTCTTTCGTTAAGATTGGACGTAAATAAATTCAGCAAAAATCTAATTGTCGCCACAGATGATGCATTAATTCATATCGTGTCATTAGATCATGAAAAGAGTGAGgatgaatttttggaaatcacctcttttcaaaaattactTGGTAACGTTAGTAGTATCACCTACATTGAAGATACTATTCATTTAGGTTTAGATAATGGTGTTTATATTCGTTCTAAATTTTTCGGTGGGAATAACGACCTTATTTCAGATGTACGCACCAAATATCTTGGCAATAAGCCAGTAAACTTATCTATTCTGCCAAGAGCATATTTAAGACAGAatgctgaagaagaaactgaagaagaCAACGAGGAATCAGGTATCAATGATCCAGAAAAAGAGTCAACGTCTTGTGTGGTTATACATTCAGAAAATACCTGGGTACATTATAACTATGATAACCTGGAATATATCAGGCCTGTTTCTTTTAGTGGTGATTAtaaaaacttgaaaaggATTTCAGAATTTACTACAACagatatcaaatataatgGATGCTGTGCTCTCTCAAACTCTGGTAAACTTATCATTGGTAGGTTCAAgacttttattttcaagaataatTGGTTCAGAATTGACGAAAGCAAAATTTTGAGGAGTGACGAGGTTCAAGAGGATGACGAAAATGGAAGTACTGGCGATGAcgaagaggaagaggaatTGAACCAAAAATTCACAATGTCAAATTTCATAAACAAAACAACTCTATCTTTTAATGGTTACACTATATTTCtcgaaaatttcaaagatacAAGCGAAAAACAGTGCAGAGTGTCCATCATGCGGGCACAATTTAAAGAATTCCTCAACAATGAAGGTCAGTCGAATAGCGTATACCAAACACTACCCAATGTTAATGTCTCTTCAGCAACGACGCTGAACTTCTCCGATAAAACAGTCCATTTGATTTTATCCACTGATAAGGGAACTTTACTAACCTTTGAACtatcattgaagaaagaaaattataaattgttgaaaatgCATGAGACCCTTATTGGCGAGAAGGTCTCGACTATAATTCCATTCAACAATATGCTATTGGTGCCACTCTTTGGAAGTCTAGTTCTTTACTCGTTAGGGAAAAAACAGCTTCTGAAGAAGTCTATCACAAAATTAATACCCTCGATAAGGAGAGTTAGTACCTTAGCGAACTGGGAGAATTTAAGAATTGCAGTTGGTGATAATTATGAATCAGTTACTGTatatgaatttgataaacaGTCGAATGAGTTTATTCCTCTCGCAGATGATACTATTAAAAGATCAGTTACTGCACTGGCATTTCTAGATGAGCTGACAGTTATTGGCGGCGATAAATATGGGAATATCTGGACGTTAAGACTGCCCGAAGATACAGACCCAGTAAATACGGAGATAAACAGCTTCAGAGATTTACCTAAAAATATCATGGAATGCCCTTTCAAactaaaattgaaaaatcacTTTTACGTGAATGATATCCCTATGTCCTTTCATGTTATAGAGTCATTACAAAGATCGGACAGAGTTACAGTTCTTTACTCGGGTTTACAGGGCACAATTGGTATTTTTATTCCAATTCTTTccaaaaatcaaatcaagACCCTCAAAAGTTTAGAAACGTCGATAGACAACTTGGAAATGGCTATGCTCGATTTCAGATCCGATAAGAAGTCTAGGGACGATGAGGACGATTATGCCAGTGTAACTGAGGAAAGAGCGCTCGTCAGCAGAGACAAGGCAAATGAGGTCATTGAAGGGTCATACTCAACGGTAGGAAGGGATCGTTTCATATACAGAAGTTATTATGCCCCTGTCAAGCACGTTATTGATGGAGATTTGTGTGAGACTTTCATTGATTACTCACAGATCGAACAGGATCTCATATGTCAGGATATTggtaaaaaattcaaacctTTGGATATCATTCGAATGATAAATGAAGTTAGGActaattatatataa